A window of Vulgatibacter sp. genomic DNA:
TGCCGAAGAGGAACGTGAGCGAATAGGCCGCGCCGAGGCCGGCGAGGATGCTCGAAGAGCGGTTCACCGGTACGCAGAAGGTATTCTCGCGTTTGTCGAGGAGGATGAGGCCGCCGAAGATCCCCGTGCCCTGCGAGAACAGCCCCACCACGATCGCCGGCAGGAGGAAGCCACCGGAGAAGATGCCGGTGAAGCCCGCGCGGATGGTGAGCAGGCTCTCGCTGCCGCCGATCGCCGCGAGGAGCGCGAGCATCATCACCGCCACGGGCGTCGCGACCATCTGCTCCTCGACGAAGAAGCGGACGTTGGCGTTCTCGTCGTCGGATTTGGCGAAGCGGCTCATGAAGCGCAGCCGCACGAAATAGCTCGCGAGGTAGAGGACCACGTCGATCGCTGCGGCGATGGAGAGGACGTAGCTGCCGCCGTCGGCGAGGTTGACGAGGAGCGCCGCGAGGCTCGAGGCCAGGGCCACCCAGGAGAACCAGCGCACGTGGCGCCTGCTCACCACGTCGACGAGGGGCGCGATCACCAGCACGCCGCCCCGCATCAACAGCATCATGAAGACGATCGAGGTGCCGCTGAACGTATAGGCGAGCGTCGTGGTGGCCACGATGGTGGCGGTGGCGAGGCCCGAGAGGAAGGTCCAGGCGGTGGGGCGCGGCAGCCGCAGGCCGAAGAGCTCGAAGTGGGCGGCGTACTTCCACCAGCCCCTGCTGGTCAGGAAGGCGAACATCCCCAGCATCGAGGCGATCACCGTGGCCGGTAGCAGCTCGAGGCCGGGGACCGGCCGCTCCATGCCGGGGAGCATGCCCGTGGAGATCGCCTTGGTGAGGGCGCTGTAGGGGACGTAGCAGGCGAAGTAGCCGAAAGCGAGACCCCAGATCCCCCAGCTCGCCACTCGCTCGTTGCGTCGGAGCGCCTCGCTGGGCGCCTCGTTCTGGACCACGGTGTCTCCTTCTGGATCATCCGTAGCCCCCAACGCGCCGCCGATCAACTCGCCGCCTGCGCCTCGATCCAGCGCTGGAGCGCCGGGCTCTTCTCTGGCGAGCGCCCGTCGTGGCCCACCGCCCGGAGAAGCTCCGCCGGCGGCACGGTCCTGCGCCCCTGCTTGAGCACACCCCGCACCATCGCCTGGGCGTGGAGCGTCCCGCTCCGCTCGAAGCGCTGCTCCATGTAGAACCACTTCTCGTCCCAGGCGACGAGGCGGGTGGCGAGCTCGAAGCGCTGCAGGGGGAGGAGCTCGCGGCGGTACTCGACGGTGGCGGCGCCGAGGATCGGACGCCAGCGGTTGGCGAGCATGGCGCGCAGCAGCCCGCTGCGGATCGCGTGGTCGAAGCGGCCGAAGTCCATCAGCGTGAGGTAGCGGCCGTTGTTCACGTGGAGGTAGGTGTCCACGTCCAACGGCCAGGTGCGGAGCGGCAGCCTCGCCTCGCCGAGGGCGTCGATGCGGCTCCTGCGGAGACTGCCGATGGCGGTCTTTCCGAGGCGGGTGAGATAGGAGGCGAGCATGGACTTCCTTCGGCTGGTCGCCGTCAATTGCCCCGGCAGAAATGCTCGATCGCCTGCACGTAGATCTCCACCGCGCGATCGAGCTCTGCCCGCTCGACGTACTCGCCGGTGCGGTGGGCGGTCCGGATGTCGCCGGGGCCGCAGACGCAGCCGAGCGTTCCCACCGCGTCGAAATAGGGCAGCTCGGTGCCGAAGGGGATGGTGGTGCTGGCGTTGCCGGTGGCCTGCTCGAGGAAGCGCACGATCGCCGCGTCGGGCGGCGTGGCCACGGCAGGATCGGTGCGGCTCACCACGAACGAGGCCTCGACGCCCGGATCCTCCGCCACGATCTCGTCCAGCTCCCGGCGGAGGATCCGCGCGACCTTCTCGCCTTCCTGGTGCGGGATCGGCCGCCACTCCAGGGGAAAGGCGCAGCGCCCGGCGATCACGTTGCGGGCCTTGCCCCCCTCGATCGTGCCGACGTTGAGGGTGGTGAAGGGCGGATCGAAGGTCGGGTCGGGGTCTCCTTCCAACTCCTTCTGCACCGACTCGAGCCTGCAGAGGAGCCGGCCCGCGTCGAGGATCGCCGAGCGTCCCACCGACGGGAAAGCGCTGTGCCCCTCGCCACCGCGGAACTCGATCTCGGCGAGCCAATAGCCCTTGTGCGAGCGGATCGGCACGAGCCGGGTGGGCTCACCCACGATGACGTGGGCAGGCCGGACCTCGAGCTCGGCGAGCAATTTGCGGGCGCCGACGCAGCCCACCTCCTCGTCCGCGGTGAAGATGCAGACGAGGGGCTCCTGCAATCTCTCGGTGCCGGTGCGATCGATCGCAGCCAGGCTCGCGGCGATGAAGCCCTTGGTGTCGGCGGTGCCCCGGCCGTAGATCTTTCCGTCACGCTCCGTCACCCGGAGCGCGTCCGTCCACGCGGGATCGTAGGGGACGGTGTCGGTATGTCCCGCGAGGGCAAGGCCACCTGCGCCGATCGGCTGGCGCTTCGGCCCCGCCACCGCCACGAGGTTGAGCTTCTCGACGCCGCGCTCGTCGCGGTAGCGGTGGAAGTGGAGCTCGAAGCCGCGCTTCTCCAGCCACTGGGCCAGCCAATCGATGATCGGCCGGTTCGGTCGGTCGGACACCGAGTCGATGGCGACCAACTCGGTGAGGATCTGCGCGGCGTCGACGGTCATGCCCAGAGCTTCTCCATCGTCTGGCGGAAGTCGCGAACGGCCCGCTCCTGCGCCGGATGCCTGCCGTCGCGCACCACGGCGCGACCGCCCACCCAGACGTCGCGGAGCGCGGCGCGCTCCAGGGAGAAGACCAGTGTCGGCAGCAGGGTATCCACGGTGGCGCCGCAGATCGAGGGGTCGTCGAGGTCGACGCCGAGGAGATCGGCGTGGCTTCCCACCGCGATGGTGCCGGCGTTCACGCCGAGTGCACGGGCGCCGGCGGTCGTCGCGCAGCCGAGCAGTGTGGCGGCGAGCCGGTCGGGAGCGCTGTCGCCGGCGGGGTTGCCGAGGAGCGCGCGCTCGAGGTGCTGCAGGCGCAGGTGGTACTCGAGGGCGCGGGCATCCTGCAGCGGGGCGATCTCGATCTGCGAGTCGGTGCCGAAGCAGATCCGCGCGCCGGCACGGAGGAGCTCGCGGGCGCGGACGATGCCGTCGCCGAGGTTGCGCTCGGTGGTGGGGCAGGCGCAGATGTTGGCGTAGGCCTCGCCGAGCGTGGCGATCTCCGCGTCGGTGAGGTGGACGCCGTGCACGCCGGTGAAGCGCGAGTCGAGCAGCCCCTCGCGCGCCAGCACCTCGGTGGGCCTGGCGCCATGCTCGGCGAGGCATTCCTCGATCTCGCGGGGCTGCTCGCTCAGGTGCATGTGCAGCGGCAGGCCGTTCGCCTGCGCGTAGCCGCCGAGGGCGCGGATCCACTCGAGGGGCTGGGCCCGCACGCTGTGCGGGGCGACGCCCACCTGCAGGCCGCCGCGCCGCAGCCGCTCGACGGCGCCGAGGGTCTCCTCGGGATCCCGATCGATGAAGAGCGCCTGCCGGGGATCGGGGCTGCGGCCGTAGCCGGCGCGGGCGTAGCCGACCCGCAGCAGAACGAGCCGCACGCCGGCGCTCTCCGCCGCAGCGGCGACACGGCGGGCGAGCTCGTCGGGGTCGGCGTAGCGGGTGCCGTCGGGCTGGTGGTGCAGGTAGTGGAACTCGCCGACCGTGGTGATCCCGGCGAGCGCCATCTCCACGAAGGCCATGCGGGAGACCGCTTCGACGTCCTCGGGCCGGAGGCGCATCGCTGCTGCGTACATCTGCTCGCGCCAGGTCCAGAAATCGTCGCTGGTCCTGCCGGGCACCCGGTACTCGGAGCGGCCGCGGATCGCCCGCTGGAAGGCGTGGCTGTGGCCATTGACGAAGCCCGGGAGGAGCAGGCGGCGACGCAGGGACGTGGCGTTGGCGCCCGGCGGCGGCGTGCCGACGAAACCGATGGTCCCGTCGGCCTCGACGCCTACGGCGACGCCGGCGCGAATCTCTCCATCGACCAGGGCGTACTCGGGAAGCAGGTACTCCATGCCGGCCTCGTACCAGTTTCCCGCCGGTGCCGCCACGGGGCGTCGCGGGGCGGATGTCCGGCAGCGGTGCCGCCCGGTGCCTTGTCGCTCGTCCACTCGGTCCCCGATCGCACGGGACCAGGCGGACGACACGGGCGCTTCGCGCGCAACTCGCGGTCAGCGGAGCGCGGACTCGACGGCGACGTTCGCCCCCGCCTCCTCGTCGGCGGAGGCGTAACGCGCGCGCGGGAGGTACCTGCCGCCCTCGTGGCGCTGCAGCCAGGCAATCATCTTCTCCCGGACCTCGCAGCGGAGGTTCCAGGCCCGCCCCGCATCCGCAGCGGAGACCAGGGCCCGGAGGGTCATCGTCCGATCGCCGAGCTGCGTGACCTGCAGGCCGCAGGACTTGCCGTCCCAGTCGCCGGATGCCTCGCAGATGCGGAGGACCTCGGCGCGCGCCGCCTCCACCGGCAGCGTGAAATCCGCATGGATCTCCACCGTGCCGAGGATCTCGCTCGAGCTCTTCGTCCAGTTCTGGAACGGCTTCTCGAGGAAATAGGTGATCGGCAGGACGAGGCGCCGCAGGTCCCAGATCTTCACCACCACGTAGGTGAGGCGGATCTCTTCGACGGTGCCCCACTCCCCCTCCACGATCACCTGGTCGCCGATCCGCACCGGCTGCGTGAAGGAGAGCTGGATCCCGGCGAAGAGCGTGGTGAGGCTCTTCTGGGCGGCGAGGCCGAGGGCGACGCCGGCGATGCCGGCGGACGCGAGCAGCGAGACGCCGACGGTACGCACCACCTCGAACTGGACGAGGACCAGCGCGCTCGCCACCACCCAGACCACGGCGAGGGCCACGCGGCGGAGCACCACCACCTGGGTTCGCACCGCACGCGCCTTGGCGGGATCCGGGCCCTCGTCCACCAATGCGGCCTGCACCGTGTCGGCGAGGAAGCCGACGAAACGGACGAGAAACCAGGCGACCGCCACGACGATCAGGATCCGCCAGAGGAGGTCGACCACCGCCTGCGCCGGGGCCGCAAGGTGGAGCGGCCCGACGAACGCGCCGACGGCGAGGAGGCCGGTGAAGAGACGGACGGGCCCGCTGGAGACGCCGACCAGCTGATCGTCCCACTTCACCGGCGTGCGCCGCGCGATCCGGTCGGCGGTGAAGACGAGAAGCGTGCCGAGCAGCAGGCCGGTGAGCGCGGCGCCGGAGAGTGCGACGAGGAGCCCGAGCCATTGCCACGCGGCGAGCTCGAAGAAGCGCCACCGGACCAGGGGCTGTGGCAGCGAATCCACGAAAGGCGCGCCGCCGTAGGCGTCGTAGAGCGCCGGGATCGCGCGCACGGTGCCACCGGCCAGCGCCCACCGACCGTCGATCCGGATCAGCTCGATCGCGACCTCCCGCTCGCCCAGGGCGATGGTTCCCACCACGTCCCGGTTGGCGCCATCGGCTGGGTCGCCATCGGGATCGTCGGAGATCGCGTTCCAATCGATCCAGAGCTTCTGGTCGAGGACGAACTGAAGCTGCCGTGCGAGCCGGGGCGAGTCCCTGCGCTCCTCCGGCGGCAGGCCCCGCAGATCGAGCGCCCGGGCGGCGCGATCACCCTCGCCTGCACGCGCGGCGTGGACGAAGTGGCGCAGCGCCCGCCGCGGCGTGCTGCGATCGATGCCTTCCGCAGGCGCGCGGAGTTCCACCCCTGCGGCATGCGCCGGTGCGCCGGCTCCGAGCAGGAGCACGACGCCGACGAGCACGAGGGGCGCCAATCTCCACGAGGTGGAACGGTCCGACATCGCGACTCCTCTTCGTGGGCGGGAGGCCCCGGGCCCTCGAAGGCAAAGAGCACCCTGGCCCTGCAGGGCGCGCGCTCCCAGCGCAGGCCGCGCAGCGGGCGGGGGGGGGGGTACGAACGGGGCCCGTGGGGCTGAACGGGCCACCGCCCGCATAACACGGTGGCCCCCGCCACGTCGGGCCGAGGTGGGGGAAACATCCTCCGCCGCGCCGGACCTTCCCCGTGCGCCGCCGGGTGCTCGGGCGCTCGGACGCTGGGTGCCTTGCACGACGGGGAGCCGGGCGCTCGGCAAATCGGCCAGGGCATTGGATGGCGCGCTCGCCGGCACGTAGAGATCCGAAGATTCTTCGGCCTCACGCATACGACAGCGCTGGACAAGTCACCGGCGCTTCATCGGCGAACCCCCGCCCCTTCCGAACGTAGGCCGCACGCCCGGCGCATCGACCGGAGCGATGCCCGCCGGTCCGTCTCTTCGGCCGCCACCGCGCCCCGCACCTGTGCAATGCCCAGATTCCGCGCCTCGGGCGCGGCACCGGGTCGGCCCCCAGTAGCGCCTCCCCGGAAGACGGGCGGAGGGCTGGCGCGACGTCGTTCCTTCGGCTTCGCGGCTCGGCTATCAAATCCGCTGCATTCGCACCGGGACCCCGCGACGCCGGCGCCTACGCACGAGTGCCGAAGCACTTGAGACGAATACCCGCGTTTTACGAAGTTCGTTCGGTTCGTCCAAAGCGCGCTTCCGCCGAAGCTTCTTCGCCCCGAACACGCCCCGCCGAACGCCTGGTGATCGGCCGTAACGCTGCCGGGCGCCGGGTGCGCGCTTCACACGCAGACACCTTGCGTCGACGCGTCCCGGCGGGAGCGTGGTACTTGTGCACTCGACCCGCTTGCGCGGAGCCGAGCGGACGAGAGGCGCGCCTCTCGCGCAAACCGCGTCGTTCGCTGGCTGGAGCGCCCCACTGGACGCTCAGTTGCCGACAGCCGCCGTGTCGACCGCGACCCGCTGCAGGGCGGCGGGCCGCGCTGCCGACTCGACGCGCGCCTGCGCATCCGCCAGCCGGCGGGCGCTGCGGCGCCGCTTCGCACGCTGCTTCTCGTCGTGCTTCTCCATCGCCGCGACGTGCTCGGCGACGTTCTCGCAGGCGATCGCCGAGATCCGGGTGTGGCGCTCCTGCAGCTCCGACCAGGCGCGCTG
This region includes:
- the argE gene encoding acetylornithine deacetylase; protein product: MTVDAAQILTELVAIDSVSDRPNRPIIDWLAQWLEKRGFELHFHRYRDERGVEKLNLVAVAGPKRQPIGAGGLALAGHTDTVPYDPAWTDALRVTERDGKIYGRGTADTKGFIAASLAAIDRTGTERLQEPLVCIFTADEEVGCVGARKLLAELEVRPAHVIVGEPTRLVPIRSHKGYWLAEIEFRGGEGHSAFPSVGRSAILDAGRLLCRLESVQKELEGDPDPTFDPPFTTLNVGTIEGGKARNVIAGRCAFPLEWRPIPHQEGEKVARILRRELDEIVAEDPGVEASFVVSRTDPAVATPPDAAIVRFLEQATGNASTTIPFGTELPYFDAVGTLGCVCGPGDIRTAHRTGEYVERAELDRAVEIYVQAIEHFCRGN
- a CDS encoding thioesterase family protein: MLASYLTRLGKTAIGSLRRSRIDALGEARLPLRTWPLDVDTYLHVNNGRYLTLMDFGRFDHAIRSGLLRAMLANRWRPILGAATVEYRRELLPLQRFELATRLVAWDEKWFYMEQRFERSGTLHAQAMVRGVLKQGRRTVPPAELLRAVGHDGRSPEKSPALQRWIEAQAAS
- a CDS encoding mechanosensitive ion channel family protein; amino-acid sequence: MSDRSTSWRLAPLVLVGVVLLLGAGAPAHAAGVELRAPAEGIDRSTPRRALRHFVHAARAGEGDRAARALDLRGLPPEERRDSPRLARQLQFVLDQKLWIDWNAISDDPDGDPADGANRDVVGTIALGEREVAIELIRIDGRWALAGGTVRAIPALYDAYGGAPFVDSLPQPLVRWRFFELAAWQWLGLLVALSGAALTGLLLGTLLVFTADRIARRTPVKWDDQLVGVSSGPVRLFTGLLAVGAFVGPLHLAAPAQAVVDLLWRILIVVAVAWFLVRFVGFLADTVQAALVDEGPDPAKARAVRTQVVVLRRVALAVVWVVASALVLVQFEVVRTVGVSLLASAGIAGVALGLAAQKSLTTLFAGIQLSFTQPVRIGDQVIVEGEWGTVEEIRLTYVVVKIWDLRRLVLPITYFLEKPFQNWTKSSSEILGTVEIHADFTLPVEAARAEVLRICEASGDWDGKSCGLQVTQLGDRTMTLRALVSAADAGRAWNLRCEVREKMIAWLQRHEGGRYLPRARYASADEEAGANVAVESALR
- a CDS encoding formimidoylglutamate deiminase → MEYLLPEYALVDGEIRAGVAVGVEADGTIGFVGTPPPGANATSLRRRLLLPGFVNGHSHAFQRAIRGRSEYRVPGRTSDDFWTWREQMYAAAMRLRPEDVEAVSRMAFVEMALAGITTVGEFHYLHHQPDGTRYADPDELARRVAAAAESAGVRLVLLRVGYARAGYGRSPDPRQALFIDRDPEETLGAVERLRRGGLQVGVAPHSVRAQPLEWIRALGGYAQANGLPLHMHLSEQPREIEECLAEHGARPTEVLAREGLLDSRFTGVHGVHLTDAEIATLGEAYANICACPTTERNLGDGIVRARELLRAGARICFGTDSQIEIAPLQDARALEYHLRLQHLERALLGNPAGDSAPDRLAATLLGCATTAGARALGVNAGTIAVGSHADLLGVDLDDPSICGATVDTLLPTLVFSLERAALRDVWVGGRAVVRDGRHPAQERAVRDFRQTMEKLWA